The genomic region TACGCATCGTCGCCTTGGTGAGCCGTTACCTCACCAACTAGCTAATGCGCCGCGGGCCCATCTGTAAGTGACAGCCGAAACCGTCTTTTATACAGGAACCAGGAGGTTCCTGAAATTATCCGGTATTAGCTCCGGTTTCCCGAAGTTATCCCAGTCTTACAGGCAGGTTGCCCACGTGTTACTCACCCGTCCGCCGCTGACATCAGGGAGCAAGCTCCCATCAGTCCGCTCGACTTGCATGTATTAGGCACGCCGCCAGCGTTCGTCCTGAGCCAGGATCAAACTCTCCAATAAAGTGTTTGATTGCTCATTCTTGCTGGCTATCTATATAATAGATAGTTTAAAAATTTTGCGTTGGTTTTTAAGACCAACACGCTTGACGTTTTGTTTAGTTTTCAAAGAACTTGTCTCACCAATTTCTAGTGGACTATTAATATATCATGTTTAAGATCAAAGTTCAATATAAACTTTCTTCCAATTCAACTGTCTTGGCATGATGAATTAAGGAGTTAGATAAAAATAATATCAGAAAATGAAACTATCCTCAATGAACAAGTTTTTCCAACTTACCTTGTTCTCTTGTCTCTAAAGCAAATACTAAAGAGAAGGCTGCACCGCAATTAACAAATAATTAATACATCATTAAGAGCGGAATACAAATATATCATGTCCTCCACTCATGATTCAACATGAACATTTTTCCATCTCACTAGACATACATAAGCATGCCTCTTTTTAAATAAGTCTTGCGGAGTGATATGGCCAATACAAAAATAAAACTGCCGAGCAACCACGGCAGTTTTGATTACAATAAGTATTTATTAATCCTGATTAACTTGATCAACAATGGACTGAATGTCCTGCTGAAACTTAGCAAGTTGGTCCTTTTGAGTTTCAGAAGCCACTTCAAGTGCATTTGTGATTTGACCATACGCTTCGTTAATTTCACTTTTCAAGTGATTTAGCTGTACTCCATAATCTCCGCTCTTCACATCTATCGCTTGTGCTAAATCCATTACTTCTTCCGTTCCCTGTTGTGCAGCTTGGAAGGCTTGTTGTTTATCCTTTTGATATGGCATATTTATTCTCTCCTTCATGAAAAATGTACTTTTATAGTCTTCTCTTTAACTCATGGAATCATTCGAAGAATAAAATCCGTGTTTAATTTCATCCTATATATGAAGGAGGGATAACCAATGACTAATAAAAATGACCATAAAGATATGGTTCGAAATTCACCTAAAGGACAGCATAGTGCAGGTCAACCTGAACCGCTAAGTGGGTCAAAAAAGGTAAAGAATCGAAACCATACTCGTCAAAAGCACAATTCTGGACATGACATGTAATTAAGAAAGATCCACCAAGGCTTTTAGTATGATTTCGATTTCCTCTTCCTGTAAGGTACGGAAATCGAATAATACCTTATCATGCTTTACTCTTGTTATGATACTTGTCGAATATAAGCGGAGTTCTCTAGCCAGGGTCTCCGCATTCTTCTGTTCAACAGTTACTTCTGCCACAAAAGTCGGGAGCTCCACTTCAGGCAAAGTTCCCCCTCCTACCTGTGATACATCTTCCCTTACCAGAACTGTATATCTAGATTCTTCAAGATTTGATGCAAACTTCTCAGCTCGCCCCTTAATGACCATCGGCTCAACGAGCAAGTCTCGAACGACCGGAATTTCATGCATCTTTTGTTTTCCTTTTAAGTATGCAACCAACGTGGCTTCTAACGCTGCAAATGTTAGTTTATCCACCCTCAATACTCTGGCTAATTGATGCTTCTTTAATTGATCGATATACTTTTTCTTCCCTGCTATAATTCCTGCTTGAGGACCTCCAAGTAACTTATCTCCACTAAATGAAATAATATCTGCTCCTTGTTTTAACACTTCACCAACAACTGGTTCATCGCCTATTCCGTGTTTCCTAAAATCATATAGTGCTCCACTGCCTAAATCTTCATAATAGATAACATCAGAGTGCTTACGTGTTAACTCAATTAACTCTTCTGTATCGACACTTTTTGTAAACCCTATCGTCTTGAAATTACTCGTATGTACTTTCATGATCATTTTTGTTTCTTCATTTATTGCATTTTCATAATCAAAAAGATGAGTTTTATTTGTTGTCCCAACCTCGATTAATTTGGCTCCACTTTCCTC from Bacillus sp. BGMRC 2118 harbors:
- a CDS encoding small acid-soluble spore protein P; the protein is MTNKNDHKDMVRNSPKGQHSAGQPEPLSGSKKVKNRNHTRQKHNSGHDM
- a CDS encoding L-seryl-tRNA(Sec) selenium transferase; this translates as MKQYLRFLPPIHELQKHERFTYIQNNVHIDQEKLTLITQKVLSAIREKLIANTFENSEPTKSDFITYIFEMVEKDANEYGQYFLKKVINATGTILHTNLGRARLSKDAIDHVVQIASHYSNLEYKIDEGTRGSRHDIIEKVIREVTGAEAAMVVNNNAAAVYLILRALAKDQEVIVSRGQLVEIGGSFRISSIMEESGAKLIEVGTTNKTHLFDYENAINEETKMIMKVHTSNFKTIGFTKSVDTEELIELTRKHSDVIYYEDLGSGALYDFRKHGIGDEPVVGEVLKQGADIISFSGDKLLGGPQAGIIAGKKKYIDQLKKHQLARVLRVDKLTFAALEATLVAYLKGKQKMHEIPVVRDLLVEPMVIKGRAEKFASNLEESRYTVLVREDVSQVGGGTLPEVELPTFVAEVTVEQKNAETLARELRLYSTSIITRVKHDKVLFDFRTLQEEEIEIILKALVDLS